A window of the Vigna angularis cultivar LongXiaoDou No.4 chromosome 3, ASM1680809v1, whole genome shotgun sequence genome harbors these coding sequences:
- the LOC108325212 gene encoding delta(3,5)-Delta(2,4)-dienoyl-CoA isomerase, peroxisomal, translating into MEEKYKYPSLEISEKTPKSGVWYVILNRPSRRNALSHDFFIHFPKALCALDHDPDVKVIVLSAAGNHFCSGIDLSILGSTASNSGSGEALRRQIMAMQDAVTALERCRKPVIASIHGACIGGGIDIVTACDIRMCTKEAFFSVKEVDLALAADLGTLQRLPLIVGFGNAMELALTGRTFTGEEAKELGLVSRVFDSKHHLDQAVMDLAQAIAIKSPLAVVGTKMVLLKSRDLTVDQGLDYVATLNSARLLSSDLTEAVTAQKQKRKPVFSKL; encoded by the exons ATGGAAGAGAAATACAAATACCCAAGTCTGGAAATATCGGAGAAGACCCCAAAATCCGGTGTTTGGTATGTTATATTGAATCGTCCATCACGACGGAACGCTCTCTCCCATGATTTCTTCATCCACTTCCCCAAGGCCCTCTGTGCCCTCGATCACGACCCCGACGTTAAGGTCATCGTCTTATCGGCCGCTGGCAACCACTTCTGCTCCGGCATCGACCTCTCCATTTTGGGATCAACCGCATCCAATTCGGGTTCCGGCGAGGCCCTCCGCCGACAGATCATGGCGATGCAAGATGCCGTCACTGCCCTTGAACGGTGCCGGAAGCCTGTGATTGCGAGTATCCACGGAGCGTGCATCGGTGGTGGAATTGACATCGTCACTGCGTGTGACATCAGGATGTGCACGAAGGAGGCGTTTTTTTCCGTTAAAGAAGTGGATTTGGCCCTGGCGGCTGATCTGGGAACTCTTCAGAGGCTACCCCTTATTGTGGGGTTCGGCAACGCCATGGAACTGGCTTTGACCGGTCGCACCTTCACCGGTGAGGAGGCTAAGGAATTAGGTCTCGTTTCTCGCGTTTTCGACTCCAAACATCACCTCGATCAGGCCGTCATGGATCTCGCTCAAG CAATTGCCATCAAGTCTCCCCTTGCTGTTGTTGGGACAAAAATGGTGCTGCTTAAAAGTAGGGACTTAACCGTGGATCAGGGGTTGGATTATGTGGCAACCTTGAATTCTGCCAGATTGTTATCCTCTGACTTAACTGAAGCAGTGACGGCACAGAAACAGAAACGCAAGCCAGTATTTTCCAAGCTCTGA